In Fundidesulfovibrio magnetotacticus, a single window of DNA contains:
- a CDS encoding AMP-binding protein, whose amino-acid sequence MEDFTLREITLGQLLDEAVAAHPGNKAVAYVDRDLHLTYRQFSDLADSLAKGLMALGVQRGEKVAVWATNVPHWVVLQFATARIGAVLLTVNTNYKKNELKYLLENSEAENIFIIDGYRDSDYLQILYDLAPELKGQERGRIVSQTFPHLKRVLFLGQEKHRGMYSIPEIIGLGRTVPEADYKARQESLSPHDVVNMQYTSGTTGFPKGVMLTHHNLVNNGFWIGERQRFTHLDKVCLPVPLFHCFGCVLGVLACVSHASTMVLLETFDPVQVMTSIETERCTALYGVPTMFIAVLEHKLFNKFDYSSLRTGIMAGSPCPVPVMRKVMEVMNMTEITICYGLTENSPVMTQTRTDDPIDYRTASVGACLPGIEVRVVDPETNLPAPPGTQGEVVCRGYSVMKGYYNNPEATAKAIDAEGWLHSGDLGVMDDNGYLSITGRLKDMIIRGGENIYPREIEEFLYTMPGVQDVQVVGVASTKYGEQVGAFIILKEGVEMAPEDVQDYCRGQIAWHKIPKYIAFVKGYPMTASGKIQKFLLRKQAVDLFADGAQAVP is encoded by the coding sequence ATGGAAGACTTCACCCTGCGCGAGATAACCCTGGGCCAGCTCCTGGACGAGGCCGTGGCCGCCCACCCAGGCAACAAGGCCGTGGCCTACGTGGACCGCGATCTGCACCTCACCTACCGCCAGTTCTCCGACCTGGCCGACTCGCTGGCCAAGGGCCTCATGGCCCTGGGCGTTCAGCGCGGCGAAAAGGTGGCCGTGTGGGCCACCAACGTGCCCCACTGGGTGGTGCTGCAGTTCGCCACGGCGCGCATCGGCGCGGTGCTGCTCACGGTGAACACCAACTACAAGAAGAACGAGCTCAAGTATCTGCTGGAGAACTCCGAGGCCGAGAACATCTTCATCATCGACGGCTACCGCGACTCGGACTACCTCCAGATCCTTTACGACCTGGCCCCCGAGCTCAAGGGCCAGGAGCGCGGGCGCATCGTCTCCCAGACCTTCCCGCACCTCAAGCGCGTGCTCTTCCTGGGCCAGGAGAAGCACCGGGGCATGTACTCCATACCCGAGATCATCGGCCTGGGCCGCACCGTCCCAGAGGCCGACTACAAAGCCCGCCAGGAGTCGCTCTCGCCCCACGACGTGGTGAACATGCAGTACACCTCGGGCACCACGGGGTTCCCCAAGGGCGTCATGCTCACCCACCACAACCTGGTGAACAACGGATTCTGGATCGGCGAGCGCCAGCGCTTCACCCACCTGGACAAGGTGTGCCTGCCCGTGCCCCTGTTCCACTGCTTCGGCTGCGTGCTGGGCGTGCTGGCCTGCGTCTCCCACGCCTCCACCATGGTGCTCCTGGAGACCTTCGACCCCGTGCAGGTGATGACCTCCATCGAGACCGAACGCTGCACGGCCCTCTACGGCGTGCCCACCATGTTCATCGCGGTGCTGGAGCACAAGCTCTTCAACAAGTTCGACTACTCGTCGCTGCGCACGGGCATCATGGCCGGATCGCCCTGCCCCGTGCCCGTGATGCGCAAGGTGATGGAGGTCATGAACATGACCGAGATCACCATCTGCTACGGCCTCACCGAGAACTCCCCGGTGATGACCCAGACCCGCACAGACGACCCCATCGACTACCGCACCGCCTCCGTGGGAGCCTGTCTGCCCGGCATCGAGGTGCGCGTGGTGGACCCCGAGACCAACCTGCCCGCGCCCCCCGGGACCCAGGGCGAGGTGGTCTGCCGGGGATACTCGGTGATGAAGGGCTACTACAACAACCCCGAGGCCACGGCCAAGGCCATCGACGCCGAGGGCTGGCTGCACTCGGGCGACCTGGGCGTGATGGACGACAACGGCTACCTCTCCATCACCGGACGCCTCAAGGACATGATCATCCGGGGCGGCGAGAACATCTACCCCCGCGAGATCGAGGAGTTCCTCTACACCATGCCCGGCGTCCAGGACGTGCAGGTGGTGGGCGTGGCCAGCACGAAGTACGGCGAGCAGGTGGGGGCCTTCATCATCCTCAAGGAGGGCGTGGAGATGGCCCCCGAGGACGTGCAGGACTACTGCCGGGGACAGATCGCCTGGCACAAGATCCCCAAGTACATCGCCTTCGTGAAGGGCTACCCCATGACCGCCAGCGGCAAGATCCAGAAATTCCTGCTGCGCAAGCAGGCCGTGGACCTGTTCGCCGACGGCGCGCAGGCCGTGCCGTGA
- a CDS encoding L,D-transpeptidase family protein, translated as MRNAARSRADAGASRARSGAAGTGLLPRGSAGGARALSARLCLGCLALFLGLLLAAAPVRAASFKQTLQAVVALSPGWDSSQAEVRLYERSPGGRWKQAGPSIRAVTGRNGLAWGRGLAAPGADGPVKREGDGRAPAGVFALGFAFGYDPPSARPLKMPYVQMTDAHECVDDEASPAYNAVVEVTPQKPKTWSSSEEMRRKDELYRLGLTVEHNTGPARPGAGSCIFLHVWRGPESGTAGCTAMDLKNLERLAAWLDPAKRPVFVSLPAGLARAYARPLGLP; from the coding sequence GTGAGGAACGCTGCGCGCTCGCGCGCAGACGCCGGGGCGAGCCGGGCGCGCTCCGGCGCGGCAGGAACGGGCCTGCTCCCGCGCGGGAGCGCCGGAGGCGCACGCGCCCTGTCGGCCCGGCTCTGCCTGGGCTGCCTGGCCCTGTTCCTGGGCCTGCTTCTGGCGGCCGCGCCCGTGCGGGCCGCGTCCTTCAAACAGACCCTCCAGGCCGTGGTGGCCCTCTCCCCGGGATGGGACTCCAGCCAGGCCGAGGTGCGCCTCTACGAGCGCTCCCCGGGCGGCCGCTGGAAGCAGGCGGGGCCGTCCATCCGGGCGGTCACGGGCCGCAACGGCCTGGCCTGGGGCCGTGGCCTCGCCGCGCCCGGCGCGGACGGGCCCGTCAAGCGCGAGGGCGACGGCAGGGCTCCGGCCGGGGTTTTCGCCCTGGGCTTCGCCTTCGGCTACGATCCGCCCTCGGCCCGGCCCCTGAAGATGCCCTACGTCCAGATGACCGACGCCCACGAATGCGTGGACGATGAGGCCTCCCCGGCCTACAACGCCGTGGTGGAAGTCACGCCCCAGAAGCCCAAGACCTGGAGCTCTTCCGAGGAGATGCGCCGCAAGGACGAACTCTACCGCCTGGGCCTTACCGTGGAGCACAACACCGGCCCGGCCAGACCCGGCGCGGGCTCCTGCATCTTCCTGCACGTGTGGCGCGGTCCCGAAAGCGGCACGGCGGGCTGCACGGCCATGGACCTCAAGAACCTGGAGCGGCTGGCCGCCTGGCTCGACCCGGCCAAACGCCCCGTGTTCGTGTCCCTGCCCGCCGGACTGGCCAGGGCCTACGCGCGCCCTCTCGGGCTGCCCTGA
- a CDS encoding type 1 glutamine amidotransferase domain-containing protein: MSKPLTGKRILIQVADTYEDLELWYPKLRMIEAGAETVVAGLDPAGRLYAGKHTYPCVSEACLRDLDAKDFDALIVPGGFAPDILRRDAKGMALTRAFHEAGKLVAFICHAGWVPISARIVRGYRVTGCVALKDDLENAGAVWEDASVVVDRNLISSRRPADLPDFCAAILDWFAFRDG; encoded by the coding sequence ATGTCCAAACCCCTCACCGGCAAGCGCATCCTCATCCAGGTGGCCGACACCTACGAAGACCTGGAACTCTGGTACCCCAAACTGCGCATGATCGAGGCCGGGGCAGAGACGGTGGTGGCCGGGCTCGACCCCGCCGGACGCCTTTACGCCGGCAAGCACACCTACCCGTGCGTTTCCGAGGCCTGCCTCAGGGATCTCGACGCGAAGGACTTCGACGCCCTCATCGTGCCCGGCGGCTTCGCCCCGGACATCCTGCGCCGCGACGCCAAGGGCATGGCCCTCACCCGCGCCTTCCACGAGGCCGGAAAGCTCGTGGCCTTCATCTGCCATGCAGGATGGGTGCCCATCTCGGCCAGGATCGTGCGCGGCTACCGCGTAACGGGCTGCGTGGCCCTCAAGGACGACCTGGAAAACGCCGGGGCCGTCTGGGAAGACGCCTCAGTGGTGGTGGACCGCAACCTCATCAGCAGCCGCCGCCCGGCCGACCTGCCCGACTTCTGCGCCGCCATCCTGGACTGGTTCGCCTTCCGCGACGGCTAG
- a CDS encoding GGDEF domain-containing protein encodes MKAEPDDHDAPSIGLRELLRKAGIDRNDLGEGFGEGDQAYADLLYHLTRMRFSVEDSLRYWKGIISNLEKLNAAQGRDVGLRVAICDYFQNHHPKLRSPILVERKFLLRKESDSLVDELTGLYNRHYFKKSLHREIERFKRFQHRFSLIMLVLDDFRQIAETHGQPGCEEVLRAVARTLDETARDTDHIVRYDTDTFGLILPETNCDQSLAAAERLRQTLERAPVRLNDTPVTLTASLGVACFPEDAINAKTLLERIEKALDEAKRTGNCVFSFSGKDAGATGKAPDRNPVTATVLRVTSRSMHCQSSTVILPGMEVDIVVPGEHPGESDTHLGCRVMRVLRRECQAAEGPCNFTMPLEVVTAEERRVLLHGYLFNDRPG; translated from the coding sequence TTGAAAGCAGAACCCGACGACCACGACGCACCGAGCATCGGCTTGCGCGAACTCCTGCGCAAGGCGGGAATCGACAGGAACGACCTCGGCGAGGGTTTCGGCGAGGGGGACCAGGCCTATGCCGACCTCCTGTACCACCTTACCAGGATGCGTTTTTCAGTCGAGGACTCGCTGCGGTACTGGAAAGGGATCATCTCCAACCTGGAGAAGCTGAACGCCGCCCAGGGGCGCGACGTGGGGCTGCGTGTCGCCATCTGCGACTATTTCCAGAATCACCACCCCAAGCTGCGAAGCCCCATCCTCGTGGAGAGGAAGTTCCTGCTGCGCAAGGAAAGCGACAGCCTCGTGGACGAGCTCACGGGGCTCTACAACCGGCATTACTTCAAGAAATCGCTCCACCGGGAGATCGAACGGTTCAAGCGCTTCCAGCACCGTTTTTCCCTGATCATGCTCGTCCTCGACGACTTCCGGCAGATCGCGGAAACCCACGGTCAGCCCGGCTGCGAGGAGGTCCTCAGGGCCGTGGCCCGGACCCTGGACGAGACTGCCCGCGACACCGACCACATCGTGCGCTACGACACGGACACCTTCGGCCTGATCCTGCCCGAAACCAACTGCGACCAGTCCTTGGCGGCCGCCGAACGGCTGCGGCAAACCCTGGAGCGCGCCCCCGTCCGGCTGAACGACACGCCAGTGACCCTGACCGCGAGCCTGGGCGTGGCCTGTTTTCCCGAGGACGCCATCAACGCCAAGACCCTGCTGGAGCGGATCGAAAAGGCCCTGGACGAGGCCAAGCGCACCGGCAACTGCGTCTTTTCCTTCTCGGGCAAGGACGCCGGGGCCACGGGCAAGGCCCCGGACCGCAATCCCGTAACGGCCACCGTGCTGCGCGTCACCTCGCGGAGCATGCACTGCCAGTCCTCCACGGTGATCCTGCCGGGCATGGAGGTGGACATCGTGGTCCCGGGCGAGCACCCAGGCGAATCCGACACGCACCTGGGGTGCCGCGTGATGCGCGTGTTGCGCCGGGAATGCCAGGCGGCGGAAGGCCCGTGCAACTTCACCATGCCCCTCGAAGTGGTCACCGCGGAGGAGCGCCGCGTGCTGCTCCACGGCTACCTCTTCAACGACAGGCCCGGCTAG
- the recQ gene encoding DNA helicase RecQ, with protein MSYDTSSVLPVLRRVFGFSAFRPGQDAVVAAALAGEDVLAVMPTGSGKSLCYQLPALTGGGLTVVVSPLIALMTDQVSQLRALGVAAYALNSGQSAAENSQALRAARSGEARLLYVAPERLLRGNTLELLQGCAVRRLVVDEAHCVSQWGHDFRPEYLELRHAAQAFGDVQLLAFTATADEATRADIAARLFSRPPRVFVHGFDRPNIRLAMAPKDNARRQVLDFVAKHPGESGIVYCATRRETERFAEALSESGRDALPYHAGMEQAQRRENQTRFQQEDGVVMAATIAFGMGIDKPDVRFVCHASMPKSIEAYYQEIGRAGRDGLPADTLTLYGLDDIRLRRAQIAESEAGEDQKRIETHRLGALIALCETPRCRRQTLLAYFGEEAPPCGNCDVCQSGCVARDGTIDAQKAMSAMVRTGERFGMEHLVNILLGKRTDAVERCGHHALPTFGVGKDVDARYWRAVFRQLMGSGLATLDIVNHGCWKVTPKGWAVLRGAERVRMRGDLLDEAPARGKRGRASARPNPVGQVADKLLTALKLLRTGLAKQQDVPAFVIFADRTLLDMAERKPTSLEDMAHIHGVGEKKLAQYGQVFLDQVRKHLGLGAGAGERPVGADPPQREQAPEEAPEARPDRRDLDRESKVASEAVVKVRTALAQAADHGDFLDRLDDLGLELKVNGGYLSVRDAETGWLLAMVSRSGPLGAAIAERFGSRYA; from the coding sequence ATGTCCTACGATACTTCCAGCGTCCTGCCCGTCTTGCGCCGGGTCTTCGGGTTCAGCGCCTTCCGGCCGGGCCAGGATGCGGTGGTCGCGGCCGCGTTGGCGGGGGAGGACGTGCTGGCGGTGATGCCCACGGGCAGCGGCAAGTCGCTCTGTTATCAGCTGCCCGCGCTGACCGGGGGAGGGCTCACCGTGGTCGTCTCGCCGCTCATCGCCCTCATGACGGATCAGGTGAGCCAGTTGCGGGCGTTGGGCGTGGCCGCCTATGCGCTCAACTCGGGCCAGAGCGCCGCCGAGAACTCACAGGCCCTGCGCGCGGCGCGCTCAGGCGAAGCCCGGCTCCTCTACGTGGCCCCCGAGCGCCTGCTGCGGGGCAACACGCTCGAACTGCTGCAGGGCTGCGCCGTCCGGCGTCTGGTGGTGGACGAGGCCCACTGCGTGTCGCAATGGGGCCACGACTTCCGGCCGGAATACCTGGAGCTGCGCCACGCCGCCCAGGCCTTCGGAGACGTGCAGCTCCTGGCCTTCACCGCCACGGCCGACGAGGCCACGCGCGCGGACATCGCGGCGCGCCTCTTCTCCAGGCCGCCGCGCGTGTTCGTGCACGGCTTCGACCGCCCCAACATCCGCCTGGCCATGGCCCCCAAGGACAACGCCCGCCGCCAGGTGCTCGATTTCGTCGCCAAGCACCCGGGCGAAAGCGGCATCGTCTACTGCGCCACGCGCAGGGAGACCGAACGCTTCGCAGAGGCGCTCTCCGAGAGCGGCCGGGACGCGCTGCCCTACCACGCGGGCATGGAGCAGGCCCAGCGCCGCGAAAACCAGACCCGCTTTCAGCAGGAGGACGGCGTGGTGATGGCCGCCACCATCGCCTTCGGCATGGGCATCGACAAGCCCGACGTGCGCTTCGTCTGCCACGCCAGCATGCCCAAGAGCATCGAGGCCTACTACCAGGAGATCGGCCGCGCCGGGCGCGACGGCCTGCCCGCCGACACCCTGACCCTCTACGGCCTGGACGACATCCGCCTCCGGCGCGCCCAGATCGCGGAAAGCGAGGCCGGGGAAGACCAGAAGCGCATCGAAACGCACCGCCTGGGCGCGCTCATCGCCCTGTGCGAGACGCCGCGCTGCCGCCGCCAGACCCTGCTGGCCTATTTCGGCGAGGAGGCCCCGCCATGCGGCAACTGCGACGTGTGCCAAAGCGGCTGCGTGGCGCGCGACGGCACCATCGACGCCCAGAAGGCCATGTCCGCCATGGTGCGCACCGGCGAGCGCTTCGGCATGGAGCACCTGGTGAACATCCTGCTCGGCAAGCGCACCGACGCCGTGGAGCGCTGCGGCCACCACGCCCTGCCAACCTTCGGGGTCGGCAAGGACGTGGACGCCCGATACTGGCGCGCCGTCTTCCGGCAGCTGATGGGCTCGGGCCTGGCCACGCTCGACATCGTGAACCACGGCTGCTGGAAGGTTACGCCCAAGGGATGGGCCGTGCTGCGCGGCGCGGAGCGTGTGCGGATGCGGGGCGACCTGCTGGACGAAGCGCCCGCGCGCGGCAAGCGGGGCAGGGCGTCCGCGCGGCCGAACCCCGTGGGGCAGGTGGCGGACAAGCTGCTCACGGCCCTGAAGCTCCTGCGCACCGGCCTGGCCAAGCAGCAGGACGTGCCGGCATTCGTGATCTTCGCGGACCGGACTCTCCTGGACATGGCCGAGCGCAAGCCCACGTCGCTGGAGGATATGGCGCACATCCATGGCGTGGGCGAGAAGAAGCTCGCGCAATACGGCCAGGTGTTCCTCGATCAGGTGCGCAAACACCTGGGGCTCGGCGCGGGGGCGGGCGAGCGGCCCGTCGGAGCCGATCCGCCCCAGAGGGAGCAGGCCCCGGAGGAGGCCCCCGAAGCCAGGCCCGACCGGCGCGATCTCGACAGGGAGAGCAAGGTGGCCTCGGAGGCCGTGGTGAAAGTGCGCACGGCCCTCGCCCAGGCGGCCGACCACGGCGACTTCCTGGACCGCCTGGACGACCTGGGGCTGGAACTCAAAGTAAACGGCGGCTATCTGTCGGTCCGCGACGCGGAGACCGGCTGGCTCCTGGCCATGGTTTCCCGATCAGGCCCCCTGGGCGCTGCGATCGCCGAACGCTTCGGCTCGCGCTACGCCTGA
- a CDS encoding helix-turn-helix domain-containing protein yields MKKTTLRQIEELCLPPRREFAPAEIKRIRTANNLSQAVFARYLCVGASTVQQWEQGHKKPAGAASRLLDVIDRKGLQALT; encoded by the coding sequence ATGAAAAAGACCACCCTGCGCCAGATCGAGGAACTCTGCTTGCCGCCCCGGCGCGAGTTCGCACCTGCCGAGATCAAGCGCATCCGCACGGCCAACAACCTGAGCCAGGCCGTGTTCGCCCGCTATCTCTGCGTCGGCGCTTCCACCGTGCAACAGTGGGAGCAGGGGCACAAGAAACCGGCGGGCGCGGCCTCGCGTCTCCTGGACGTCATCGACCGCAAGGGGCTGCAAGCGCTTACCTGA
- a CDS encoding uracil-DNA glycosylase family protein yields MSFDIRNMKGFAGRVANCPGCGDGTQVDGINSFAVYYEDRDVERPRFMMVMQNPGGTKGVAVSDEGKDLAQVGSSEEFVAMTRKYLSKWLKKSNRSFSESFFGILKKYKLISYDNLDNYLDCDFYNHFLVTDLVKCRVATRDVDDKRGDLCGERFLRTEIEKAKNVDLIFSFSTRTWRYMKGAYLASQGVLPTVVQAHGRLYRMDGCGKCIIPLAHFSRTMLQKYLRLSYYQYFEEGVCDYAILRGINSR; encoded by the coding sequence GTGTCTTTCGATATCAGGAACATGAAAGGTTTTGCTGGGCGTGTCGCAAATTGCCCCGGTTGTGGAGATGGCACGCAAGTTGATGGAATAAACTCTTTCGCGGTATATTACGAAGATAGGGACGTTGAGCGGCCGCGTTTCATGATGGTAATGCAGAACCCTGGTGGTACTAAAGGTGTGGCCGTGTCGGATGAAGGAAAGGATCTGGCACAAGTTGGCTCCAGTGAAGAATTTGTTGCCATGACTCGAAAATATTTGTCGAAGTGGCTAAAGAAGAGCAATAGATCTTTTTCAGAGTCGTTTTTTGGAATTTTAAAAAAGTATAAATTGATAAGTTACGACAATCTCGACAATTATTTAGATTGTGACTTTTACAATCATTTTTTGGTTACAGATTTGGTGAAGTGTAGGGTGGCGACAAGGGATGTCGATGATAAGAGAGGTGATTTGTGCGGCGAGAGGTTTCTGCGGACAGAGATTGAAAAGGCTAAGAATGTTGATCTCATTTTTTCGTTCAGCACGAGGACATGGCGGTATATGAAGGGGGCATATCTTGCCAGTCAAGGTGTTCTGCCAACGGTTGTTCAGGCACATGGCCGTTTGTATAGGATGGATGGGTGCGGCAAGTGTATAATTCCTTTGGCGCACTTCAGTAGGACGATGTTGCAAAAATATTTGCGCTTAAGCTATTATCAATATTTTGAAGAAGGTGTTTGTGACTATGCTATTCTTAGGGGAATAAATAGTCGGTGA
- a CDS encoding deoxyhypusine synthase family protein produces MTTISQFMDHNFRHFNARETLDAAKAWKDLLDGGGQMFLTMAGAMSTCEIGIILSRMIREGKVHTICCTAANLEEDLFNLFNHNEYKMVPNYRDLSPEAEKELYDAGFNRVTDTCIPEGVLRQVQRDIAKLWKKAADEGKPKFPYEFIYDLLDQPGIEKLFQVPAEHSWVLAAKEMGVTIYTPGWEDCTLGNIFVSEVMSGNVKSHGAIRHGTEQMEHLAKWYIEMGKKKTPIGFFQIGGGIAGDFPICVVPMLIQDLELEDTPFWAYFCQISDSTTSYGSYSGAVPNEKITWGKLDIHTPKFMINSDAAIVAPLIFSYVLGE; encoded by the coding sequence ATGACCACCATTTCCCAATTCATGGACCACAATTTCCGGCACTTCAACGCCCGCGAGACGCTGGACGCCGCCAAAGCCTGGAAAGACCTGCTCGACGGCGGGGGCCAGATGTTTCTGACCATGGCCGGCGCCATGAGCACCTGCGAGATCGGCATCATCCTTTCGCGCATGATCCGCGAGGGCAAGGTGCACACCATCTGCTGCACGGCGGCCAACCTTGAGGAGGACCTGTTCAACCTCTTCAACCACAACGAATACAAGATGGTCCCCAACTACCGGGACCTCTCGCCCGAGGCCGAGAAGGAGCTCTACGACGCGGGCTTCAACCGCGTCACGGACACCTGCATCCCCGAGGGCGTGCTGCGCCAGGTGCAGCGCGACATCGCCAAGCTGTGGAAGAAGGCGGCCGACGAGGGCAAGCCCAAGTTCCCCTACGAGTTCATCTACGACCTGCTGGACCAGCCCGGCATCGAGAAGCTGTTCCAGGTTCCTGCGGAGCATTCGTGGGTGCTGGCGGCCAAGGAAATGGGCGTGACCATCTACACGCCCGGCTGGGAAGACTGCACGCTGGGCAACATCTTCGTCTCCGAGGTGATGAGCGGCAACGTGAAGAGCCACGGGGCCATCCGCCACGGCACGGAGCAGATGGAGCACCTGGCCAAGTGGTACATCGAGATGGGCAAGAAGAAAACGCCCATCGGCTTCTTCCAGATCGGCGGCGGCATCGCGGGCGACTTCCCCATCTGCGTGGTGCCCATGCTCATCCAGGACCTGGAGCTGGAAGACACGCCGTTCTGGGCCTACTTCTGCCAGATCAGCGACTCCACCACGAGCTACGGCTCCTACTCCGGCGCGGTGCCCAACGAGAAGATCACCTGGGGCAAGCTGGACATCCACACGCCCAAGTTCATGATCAATTCCGACGCGGCCATCGTGGCCCCGCTGATCTTCAGCTACGTGCTGGGGGAGTAG
- a CDS encoding long-chain-fatty-acid--CoA ligase, giving the protein MTDTEAPWLDHYDPHVPPSVDYRLEPLTAILDRAAHTWPDRTAIAFRNWRCTYAQLRQRAGRFAAGLRGLGVAPGDRVAIMLPNLPQTLVSYWGALYAGATVVFVNPLYMETELTHILEDSGAKVLVVLDLLLARHSRLLRGSKLERILVTRVSGALGFPLNWLYRLKAWREGKLPPLDLDGSRVLAWEPTLARAPLFDPGEDPARDLAMLQYTGGTTGLAKGVMLTHRNLSVNIQQARSILYSIGESPEVFLGLLPFFHIYGLMVNVNFATDCGATIIPLPRFDPLDTLKAIHNNKPTVFPGTPSVYMALMQQKDLPRYDLKSVRFCISGSAPLPIELQRRFAEVTEAELVEGYGLTEASPFTHINPLVGNRKEGSIGLPFPDTMARIVDTADPGKDVPPGAPGELLVKGPQVMAGYWNRPRDTDEVLRDGWLHTGDVAVMDQDGYFFIVDRKKDMIISGGYNIYPREIEEVLHAHPKIADVAAVGVPHRTRGEVVKAYVVPVPGSGLTRAEVLAWCREKLAAYKTPKYVEFLDELPKTFVGKVLRRVLRDRPGEQKPG; this is encoded by the coding sequence ATGACCGACACCGAAGCTCCCTGGCTGGACCACTACGACCCCCACGTGCCCCCCAGCGTGGACTACCGCCTCGAACCCCTCACGGCCATCCTGGACCGCGCCGCCCACACCTGGCCCGACCGAACGGCCATCGCCTTCCGCAACTGGCGCTGCACCTACGCCCAACTGCGCCAGCGCGCCGGGCGCTTCGCCGCGGGGCTGCGCGGCCTGGGCGTCGCCCCCGGCGACCGCGTGGCCATCATGCTGCCCAACCTGCCCCAGACCCTCGTCAGCTACTGGGGGGCGCTCTACGCCGGGGCCACGGTGGTGTTCGTAAACCCCCTCTACATGGAGACGGAACTCACCCACATCCTGGAGGACTCCGGGGCCAAGGTCCTGGTGGTGCTGGACCTCCTGCTGGCCCGGCACTCCCGGCTGCTGCGGGGGTCGAAGCTGGAACGCATCCTGGTCACTCGGGTCAGCGGCGCGCTGGGCTTTCCGCTCAATTGGCTCTACCGCCTCAAGGCCTGGCGCGAGGGCAAGCTGCCCCCCCTGGACCTGGACGGCAGCCGCGTGCTCGCCTGGGAACCCACCCTGGCCCGCGCCCCCCTCTTCGATCCCGGCGAGGACCCCGCGCGCGACCTGGCCATGCTCCAGTACACCGGGGGCACCACGGGCCTGGCCAAGGGCGTGATGCTCACCCACCGCAACCTCTCGGTGAACATCCAGCAGGCCCGCTCCATCCTCTATTCCATCGGAGAGTCGCCCGAGGTCTTCCTGGGGCTCCTCCCTTTCTTCCACATCTACGGCCTCATGGTGAACGTGAACTTCGCCACGGACTGCGGGGCCACCATCATCCCCCTGCCCCGTTTCGACCCCCTGGACACCCTCAAGGCCATCCACAACAACAAGCCCACGGTGTTCCCCGGCACGCCCTCGGTGTACATGGCGCTCATGCAGCAGAAGGATTTGCCCCGCTACGACCTCAAATCCGTGCGTTTCTGCATCAGCGGCTCCGCGCCGCTGCCCATCGAGCTGCAACGCCGCTTCGCGGAGGTGACCGAGGCGGAGCTCGTGGAGGGCTACGGACTCACCGAGGCCTCGCCCTTCACGCACATCAACCCCCTGGTGGGCAATCGCAAGGAGGGCTCCATAGGCCTGCCCTTCCCGGACACCATGGCCCGCATCGTGGACACAGCCGACCCCGGAAAGGACGTGCCCCCCGGCGCGCCCGGCGAGCTGCTGGTGAAAGGCCCCCAGGTGATGGCGGGCTACTGGAACCGCCCCCGGGACACCGACGAAGTGCTCCGCGACGGCTGGCTGCACACCGGCGACGTGGCCGTGATGGATCAGGACGGCTACTTCTTCATCGTGGACCGCAAGAAGGACATGATCATCTCCGGCGGCTACAACATCTACCCCCGCGAGATCGAGGAAGTGCTCCACGCCCACCCCAAGATAGCCGACGTGGCCGCCGTGGGCGTGCCCCACCGCACGCGCGGCGAGGTGGTCAAGGCCTACGTGGTGCCCGTTCCAGGCTCGGGGCTCACGCGCGCCGAGGTGCTGGCCTGGTGCCGCGAGAAGCTCGCCGCCTACAAGACGCCCAAATACGTCGAATTCCTGGACGAACTACCCAAGACCTTCGTGGGCAAGGTGCTCAGGCGCGTGCTTCGCGACCGCCCCGGGGAGCAAAAGCCCGGCTAG
- a CDS encoding cyclic nucleotide-binding domain-containing protein — protein sequence MDYETTEDLFHDPDVGPKLLEMVDGSTWAKDFSEDDVKRLCRYLRLTRHERGSVVFAEGDPDDSMAIILEGSIEITKKDTSPEHKPKCLVRIGPGRAFGELALIEGPPRSATARALDGVSLLVLSRVNYERLCAKDLKLALKVTTNIARLMSFRLRNTSVKLVEYL from the coding sequence ATGGATTACGAGACGACCGAAGACCTCTTCCACGACCCGGACGTGGGCCCCAAGCTCCTGGAGATGGTCGACGGCTCCACCTGGGCCAAGGACTTCTCCGAGGACGACGTCAAACGGCTCTGCCGCTACCTGCGCCTGACCCGGCACGAACGGGGTTCGGTGGTGTTCGCCGAGGGCGACCCCGACGACTCCATGGCCATCATCCTGGAAGGCTCCATCGAGATCACCAAAAAGGACACCTCCCCCGAGCACAAGCCCAAGTGTCTGGTGCGCATCGGCCCCGGCCGCGCCTTCGGCGAACTGGCCCTCATCGAGGGGCCGCCCCGCTCCGCCACCGCCCGCGCCCTGGACGGCGTGAGCCTCCTGGTGCTCTCCCGGGTGAACTACGAACGCCTCTGCGCCAAGGACCTGAAGCTCGCCCTCAAGGTGACCACCAACATCGCCCGGCTCATGAGCTTCCGGCTGCGCAACACCAGCGTGAAGCTTGTGGAATACTTGTAG